A section of the Mesorhizobium loti genome encodes:
- a CDS encoding SDR family oxidoreductase — translation MTTQRNALVTGANKGIGLETTRRLAALGFKVWAGARDAERGEAAAKALCNEGFDVKWLELDVSSDDSVAAAAKTLGAQVSSLDALVNNAGIAPGYVDALGPDGRYERPPSREDITDMKATYDVNVFGPVRVTQAFLPLLLASPAARIVMVSSYLGSIARAAGNSQSPNVMSYGSSKTALNAITVAFARELSPRGIMVNAAAPGYTATDLNAHRGGRTVQQAAGIIVQLATLKAGGPTGGYFDENGPLPW, via the coding sequence ATGACGACGCAGAGAAATGCGCTGGTCACCGGCGCCAACAAGGGTATCGGCCTCGAGACCACTCGCCGGCTGGCGGCCCTGGGGTTCAAGGTCTGGGCTGGCGCCCGCGACGCCGAGCGCGGGGAGGCCGCGGCAAAGGCGTTGTGCAACGAAGGGTTCGACGTCAAATGGCTCGAGCTCGACGTCTCCAGCGACGACAGCGTGGCAGCCGCGGCCAAGACCCTGGGAGCGCAGGTATCCAGCCTCGACGCGTTGGTCAACAATGCCGGCATTGCCCCCGGCTATGTTGACGCGCTGGGACCGGACGGCCGCTACGAACGGCCGCCGAGCCGCGAGGATATCACCGATATGAAGGCCACCTATGACGTCAACGTCTTCGGCCCGGTGCGCGTCACCCAGGCGTTCCTGCCGCTGCTCCTGGCATCGCCCGCCGCGCGCATCGTCATGGTGAGCAGCTATCTCGGCTCGATCGCGCGCGCCGCCGGCAACAGCCAGTCGCCCAATGTGATGAGCTATGGCAGCTCAAAAACAGCGCTCAATGCCATCACCGTGGCCTTCGCCAGGGAGCTCTCCCCGCGCGGCATCATGGTCAACGCCGCCGCTCCCGGCTACACGGCAACGGACCTCAATGCGCATAGGGGCGGGCGTACGGTGCAGCAGGCTGCCGGGATCATCGTGCAATTGGCGACGCTGAAGGCGGGCGGACCCACCGGCGGCTATTTCGATGAGAACGGTCCGTTGCCCTGGTGA
- a CDS encoding GNAT family N-acetyltransferase, producing the protein MSENLANWQPRPRPERKAIDGRYVRLEPLSAARHGDGLYEASSVSDVDGRFAWLPDYPPETRAAFQPWLDKVEASEDPLFFAVIDKASGKVAGRQTLMRIDPAYGVIEIGNIYWGPLISRKPGATEAQFLFMKYVFDDLGYRRYEWKCNNRNEPSKRAAERFGFKFEGIFRQHLIVKGENRDTAWYSIIDKEWPALRNAYGAWLDPANFDGDGQQTRRLEDFRSQFGA; encoded by the coding sequence GTGTCGGAAAATCTCGCGAATTGGCAGCCACGCCCGCGTCCGGAGCGCAAGGCGATCGACGGTCGATATGTCCGGCTTGAACCGCTGAGCGCCGCAAGGCACGGTGATGGGCTATATGAAGCGTCTTCCGTGTCCGACGTCGACGGCCGCTTCGCCTGGCTGCCCGACTATCCGCCGGAAACCCGCGCCGCCTTCCAACCCTGGCTGGACAAGGTCGAGGCCAGCGAGGATCCGCTGTTCTTTGCCGTCATCGACAAGGCCAGCGGCAAGGTCGCCGGACGCCAGACATTGATGCGCATCGATCCCGCTTACGGCGTCATCGAGATCGGCAACATCTATTGGGGGCCGCTGATCTCGCGCAAGCCGGGCGCGACGGAAGCGCAGTTCCTGTTCATGAAATATGTCTTCGACGATCTTGGCTATCGCCGCTACGAATGGAAATGCAACAACCGCAACGAACCGTCGAAGCGCGCCGCGGAACGGTTCGGCTTCAAGTTCGAGGGCATTTTCCGCCAGCACCTCATCGTCAAGGGTGAAAACCGCGACACCGCATGGTATTCGATCATCGACAAGGAATGGCCGGCCCTTCGCAACGCCTATGGGGCGTGGCTCGATCCGGCCAATTTCGATGGCGACGGCCAGCAGACGCGGCGGCTCGAGGATTTTCGCTCGCAGTTCGGGGCGTGA
- a CDS encoding 2-dehydro-3-deoxy-phosphogluconate aldolase: MPSKTEKLLSLLNGQPVIPVLKIANVADAVPLARALARGGLPAIEITLRTADALEAIRRVAAEVEDAIVGAGTILDARQFDEAAAAGSKFIVSPGITSQLLAAAKDSAVPLLPGAITPGEIMAAREAGLRFLKFFPAEQSGGIASLKAFASPLADVKFCPTGGITGKNAADYLSLPNVICVGGSWVAPDDMVKAGKWDEIEALAREASKLRK; the protein is encoded by the coding sequence ATGCCCAGCAAGACCGAGAAACTCCTGTCACTCCTCAATGGCCAGCCGGTCATACCGGTGCTGAAGATCGCCAATGTTGCCGATGCGGTGCCTCTGGCCCGTGCCCTGGCACGTGGCGGCCTGCCGGCGATCGAGATCACGCTCAGGACCGCCGATGCGTTGGAAGCGATCCGCCGCGTGGCGGCCGAAGTCGAGGATGCCATTGTCGGCGCCGGCACCATTCTCGACGCCCGCCAGTTCGACGAAGCGGCGGCCGCTGGATCGAAATTCATTGTCAGCCCCGGCATCACCAGCCAGCTTCTGGCCGCGGCGAAAGACAGCGCCGTCCCATTGCTGCCCGGCGCCATCACGCCCGGCGAGATCATGGCCGCGCGCGAGGCAGGCCTGCGCTTCCTGAAATTCTTCCCGGCCGAGCAGTCCGGCGGCATCGCCTCGCTGAAGGCTTTCGCCTCGCCGCTCGCCGACGTCAAATTCTGCCCGACCGGCGGCATCACCGGCAAGAATGCCGCCGACTATCTCAGCCTGCCCAATGTCATCTGCGTCGGCGGTTCCTGGGTCGCGCCCGACGACATGGTCAAGGCGGGCAAATGGGACGAGATCGAAGCGCTTGCACGTGAAGCGAGCAAGCTCAGGAAATAG
- a CDS encoding pyridoxal phosphate-dependent aminotransferase, translating into MLHTISAFDRLGEENAFAVLARATALAQQGRDIVNLGIGQPDFKTPQHIVEAAIKALRDGHHGYTPANGLLATREAVVRRTLTTTGVEVSPETVMILPGGKPTMFAAILMFGEPGAEILYPDPGFPIYRSMIEFTGAAPIPVPMREENGFAFSAEETLALITPKTRLLILNSPANPTGGVTPRAEIEKLVKGLEKHPDVAILSDEIYDVMTYDGETHCSLLGYPEIRDRLIVLNGWSKTWAMTGWRMGWSIWPNGDKGAHLYDKVRKLAVNCWSCVNAPSQFAGIAAIDGPQDDVDTMMRAFDRRRKVVVEGLNALPNISCITPKGAFYAFPNVSKTGWKAKKLASALLDDAGVALIGGPDFGILGEGYVRLSYANSEENILRALERIGAFLAK; encoded by the coding sequence ATGCTCCACACGATTTCGGCCTTCGACCGTCTCGGCGAGGAAAATGCCTTCGCGGTGCTCGCGAGGGCGACGGCACTTGCCCAGCAGGGCCGCGACATCGTCAATCTCGGCATCGGCCAGCCGGACTTCAAGACGCCGCAGCATATCGTCGAGGCGGCGATCAAGGCGCTGCGTGACGGCCACCACGGCTACACGCCGGCCAACGGGCTTTTGGCAACGCGCGAGGCAGTGGTTCGCCGCACGCTGACCACCACGGGCGTCGAGGTTTCGCCCGAGACGGTGATGATCCTGCCCGGCGGCAAGCCGACCATGTTCGCCGCCATCCTGATGTTCGGCGAGCCCGGCGCGGAAATCCTCTATCCGGATCCGGGCTTTCCCATCTACCGCTCGATGATCGAATTCACCGGTGCCGCCCCCATTCCTGTGCCGATGCGCGAGGAAAACGGCTTTGCCTTTTCGGCCGAAGAAACGCTGGCGCTGATCACACCGAAGACCAGGCTCTTGATCCTCAACTCACCAGCCAACCCGACCGGCGGCGTCACGCCGCGTGCCGAGATCGAAAAGCTGGTCAAGGGACTGGAGAAGCATCCCGATGTCGCGATCCTCTCCGACGAGATCTACGATGTCATGACCTATGACGGCGAGACGCATTGCTCGCTGCTCGGCTATCCCGAGATCCGCGACCGGCTGATCGTGCTCAATGGCTGGTCCAAGACCTGGGCGATGACCGGCTGGCGCATGGGCTGGTCGATCTGGCCGAACGGCGACAAGGGCGCGCATCTCTACGACAAGGTGCGCAAGCTGGCGGTCAATTGCTGGTCCTGCGTCAACGCGCCGAGCCAGTTCGCCGGCATCGCCGCCATCGACGGCCCGCAGGACGACGTCGACACCATGATGCGCGCCTTCGACCGCCGCAGGAAGGTCGTCGTCGAGGGCCTGAACGCCTTGCCAAACATTTCCTGCATCACGCCCAAGGGCGCATTCTATGCCTTCCCCAACGTGTCGAAGACCGGCTGGAAGGCAAAGAAGCTGGCCTCGGCGCTGCTCGACGACGCCGGCGTGGCGCTGATCGGCGGCCCCGATTTCGGCATTCTCGGCGAAGGCTATGTCAGGCTCTCCTACGCCAATTCCGAAGAGAACATCTTGCGCGCTCTGGAGCGGATCGGGGCGTTCCTGGCCAAGTAG
- a CDS encoding nickel/cobalt transporter codes for MKPVTKPSLRLAFGLLALTFAAMHFASAAHAQSSLGIGVNDGMAPTTGPFAHILMWINLRQQEFYRALAGAMKAMRQDGSKIWILIGLSFAYGIFHAAGPGHGKAVISSYMVANEVALRRGILLSFVSALLQGLTAIVVMLLAYFVLRGTTISMTDAAWFMEIMSFALVTLFGAWLLWRKLGPSILRLFGRAPAYSLSAAHAGHSHGGHSHAGHSHAGHSHADHSHAAHGHSAHAHSHALKVHDDHDHVHDHSHDHAAHDPHHDHGAHDHAHHDHADGEVCETCGHSHAPDPALLSGDRFDWRTAWSAVAAVGIRPCSGALIVLSFALLNGLWLGGLLSVLAMSLGTAITVSALATLAVTAKNWAVYFAGDGRMGNRIHSIVEIGGAAFVFLFGLLLLSASLTGSV; via the coding sequence ATGAAGCCGGTGACGAAACCGTCCCTGCGTTTGGCATTCGGCCTGTTGGCCCTCACCTTTGCCGCGATGCATTTCGCCAGCGCCGCGCACGCCCAGAGTTCACTTGGCATCGGCGTCAATGACGGCATGGCGCCGACCACCGGTCCGTTCGCCCACATCCTGATGTGGATCAACCTGCGGCAGCAGGAATTCTACCGCGCTCTCGCGGGCGCCATGAAAGCGATGCGCCAGGATGGCAGCAAGATCTGGATCCTGATCGGCCTGTCCTTCGCCTATGGCATTTTCCATGCCGCCGGCCCCGGCCACGGCAAGGCGGTGATCTCGTCCTACATGGTCGCCAATGAAGTGGCGCTGCGGCGCGGCATCCTGTTGTCCTTCGTCTCCGCCCTGCTGCAGGGCCTGACGGCGATCGTGGTCATGCTGCTCGCCTATTTCGTCCTGCGCGGCACCACCATCTCGATGACAGACGCGGCCTGGTTCATGGAGATCATGAGCTTTGCCCTGGTCACCCTGTTCGGCGCCTGGCTGTTGTGGCGCAAGCTCGGCCCGTCCATCCTGCGCCTGTTCGGCAGGGCGCCCGCCTACAGCCTGTCGGCCGCTCACGCCGGGCATTCGCATGGTGGCCACTCCCATGCAGGGCATTCTCACGCGGGCCATTCCCATGCCGATCATTCGCATGCGGCCCACGGCCATTCGGCGCATGCCCATTCGCACGCGCTCAAGGTACATGACGATCACGACCATGTTCATGACCATTCGCACGACCACGCCGCGCATGACCCCCATCACGATCACGGCGCCCACGATCATGCGCATCACGATCATGCGGATGGCGAGGTCTGCGAAACCTGCGGCCACTCGCATGCGCCCGATCCGGCGCTGCTGTCGGGCGACCGCTTCGACTGGCGCACCGCCTGGTCGGCGGTGGCGGCCGTCGGCATCCGCCCCTGCTCCGGCGCGCTGATCGTGCTCAGCTTCGCGCTGCTCAACGGACTCTGGCTCGGCGGCCTGCTGTCGGTGCTGGCAATGTCGCTGGGCACCGCCATCACCGTCTCGGCGTTGGCAACGCTTGCCGTGACCGCCAAGAACTGGGCGGTGTATTTCGCCGGCGATGGCCGCATGGGCAACCGCATCCATTCGATCGTCGAGATCGGCGGCGCCGCCTTTGTCTTCCTGTTCGGGTTGCTGCTTTTGTCAGCCAGCCTGACCGGCAGCGTCTAG
- a CDS encoding AraC family transcriptional regulator: MEEVLRELIGIAGRHAHGRRTKTAIPRVTIGRSEVATPPLPELCQPTALFVLQGTKTVLIGDRTLRYGAGSYFIYAVETPATSQLLEASSARPYTAIAFALDVGLIAALIIDHKPAVDGDGFVTNRADDELLDAWRRMLRLLDRPTEIPVLAPMLEREIAFRLLQGPQGAKLRQLAHADGRLSQIRRATAWIRAHYNEPIDVTELAELAHMSNASFHRHFKAATAMSPMQYQKQVRLLQARHLLIAEPGSAMRVAFAVGYESASQFSREYARHFGLPPARDAARLLAKGEAATLEID, translated from the coding sequence ATGGAAGAGGTTTTGCGGGAATTGATCGGCATCGCCGGCCGCCATGCGCATGGGCGGCGCACCAAGACGGCGATCCCGCGCGTCACGATCGGCCGCAGCGAGGTCGCGACCCCGCCCCTGCCCGAGCTTTGCCAGCCGACGGCGCTGTTCGTGCTGCAGGGGACCAAGACGGTGCTGATCGGCGACCGCACGCTTCGCTATGGCGCCGGCAGCTATTTCATCTATGCGGTGGAAACGCCGGCCACCAGCCAGCTCCTCGAGGCGAGCAGCGCCCGTCCTTACACGGCCATCGCCTTCGCCCTCGATGTCGGGCTGATCGCCGCCCTGATCATCGACCACAAGCCGGCGGTGGACGGCGACGGCTTCGTGACCAACCGGGCCGATGATGAACTGCTCGATGCATGGCGCCGCATGCTGCGGCTGCTCGACCGGCCAACCGAAATTCCCGTGCTCGCGCCCATGCTCGAACGCGAGATCGCGTTCCGCTTGCTGCAAGGTCCGCAAGGGGCGAAGTTGCGGCAGCTCGCGCACGCCGATGGCCGCCTGTCACAGATACGCCGCGCCACCGCCTGGATACGAGCACACTACAACGAACCCATCGATGTAACGGAGCTGGCCGAACTCGCGCATATGAGCAACGCTTCGTTCCATCGCCATTTCAAGGCGGCGACCGCCATGAGCCCGATGCAGTATCAGAAGCAGGTGCGTCTGCTGCAGGCTCGTCATCTGCTGATCGCGGAGCCGGGCAGCGCCATGCGTGTCGCCTTTGCCGTCGGCTATGAAAGCGCTTCGCAGTTCAGCCGGGAATATGCGCGCCATTTCGGACTACCGCCGGCGCGCGACGCCGCCCGGCTTCTGGCCAAGGGCGAAGCAGCCACGCTGGAAATCGACTAG
- a CDS encoding tellurite resistance TerB family protein, whose product MFDPKKLLDDLLGSQIPGTSGTVRDKAGQAVQMAKDNPLAAGALAAVLLGTGAGRQVTGTAVKLGGLAAIGGLAYKAYQNYKAGNAPEQAPAAGEPELLPPPKDTAFHPSQAPQGEDEFTLTLVRAMISAAKADGHVDDEERKKIAGKLSLAGIGTDAEKFLMAELESPLDLDTLVAGAKTDAQKLELYTASRLTIDPDTRAERGYLDLLAGRLGLPDPLVDHVEATVSAAKVPAGKAGTSPNPRW is encoded by the coding sequence ATGTTCGATCCCAAGAAGCTTCTCGACGATCTGCTCGGCTCGCAAATTCCCGGCACCAGCGGCACCGTCCGCGACAAGGCGGGCCAGGCTGTGCAGATGGCCAAGGACAATCCGCTTGCGGCCGGCGCGCTCGCGGCCGTGCTGCTTGGAACTGGCGCCGGGCGTCAGGTGACGGGCACCGCGGTGAAGCTCGGTGGCTTGGCCGCGATCGGTGGTCTCGCCTACAAGGCCTACCAGAACTACAAGGCCGGCAATGCTCCGGAGCAGGCGCCCGCGGCCGGCGAACCGGAATTGCTGCCGCCGCCCAAGGACACCGCCTTCCACCCTTCGCAGGCGCCGCAAGGCGAGGATGAGTTCACGCTGACGCTCGTTCGCGCGATGATCTCGGCGGCCAAGGCCGACGGCCATGTCGACGATGAGGAGCGCAAGAAGATCGCCGGCAAGCTCAGTCTTGCGGGAATCGGCACCGATGCCGAGAAATTCCTGATGGCGGAGCTGGAAAGCCCGCTCGACCTCGACACGCTGGTCGCGGGTGCCAAGACCGACGCGCAGAAGCTCGAACTCTACACCGCATCGCGCCTCACCATCGATCCCGACACACGCGCCGAGCGCGGCTATCTCGACCTGCTGGCCGGCCGGCTCGGTTTGCCGGACCCTCTGGTCGATCATGTCGAGGCGACGGTTTCGGCGGCCAAGGTTCCGGCTGGCAAGGCGGGCACCTCGCCCAACCCGCGCTGGTAG
- a CDS encoding cation diffusion facilitator family transporter, which produces MAHTHSHDHSGHDHGSAGHVHGSTDKKRVLVAACLTAGFMVAEALGGLFTGSLALLADAGHMLADAIALGLAWYAFHLAGRPATGQLTYGFGRVKTLVAYTNGIAIFVIALWIVYEAWRRLQMPAPVLGGPMLAVAILGLLVNVASFLVLHGGDRESLNMRGAILHVLGDLLGSAAAIVAALVILATGWTPIDPILSVLVSLLILSTAWSLMRAAAHVLLEGVPPTLDRDLIASDLAVTVKGVREVHHMHIWSIDGSSNMATLHACLDEGVDAHQAVSTIKKRLASEHGISHATVEPEFDQCADEGDGHDHGHDAAPHHDHHH; this is translated from the coding sequence TTGGCGCATACGCATTCCCACGACCACAGCGGCCATGATCATGGCAGTGCCGGTCACGTGCACGGCTCTACCGACAAGAAGCGTGTGCTGGTCGCGGCCTGCCTGACGGCAGGCTTCATGGTTGCGGAAGCGCTTGGCGGCCTCTTCACCGGGTCGCTGGCGCTGCTGGCCGATGCCGGCCACATGCTTGCCGACGCGATCGCGCTCGGCCTTGCCTGGTATGCCTTCCATCTTGCGGGGCGACCGGCGACCGGACAACTCACCTACGGTTTCGGCCGGGTGAAGACCCTGGTGGCCTACACCAACGGCATCGCTATCTTCGTCATCGCGCTGTGGATCGTCTACGAGGCGTGGAGGCGCCTGCAAATGCCTGCGCCAGTGCTGGGCGGACCGATGCTGGCGGTGGCGATCCTCGGCCTCCTGGTCAATGTCGCCTCCTTCCTGGTGCTGCATGGCGGCGACCGCGAGAGCCTCAACATGCGCGGCGCCATCCTGCATGTGCTTGGCGACCTGCTCGGCTCGGCGGCGGCTATCGTGGCGGCACTGGTGATCCTGGCGACCGGCTGGACGCCGATCGATCCGATCCTGTCGGTGCTGGTCTCGCTGCTGATCCTGTCGACGGCATGGTCGCTGATGCGCGCCGCCGCCCACGTGCTGCTGGAGGGCGTGCCGCCAACCCTCGACCGGGATCTCATCGCAAGTGATCTCGCGGTAACGGTGAAGGGCGTGCGCGAAGTGCACCATATGCATATCTGGTCGATCGACGGCTCAAGCAACATGGCCACGCTGCATGCCTGCCTTGACGAGGGCGTCGACGCGCATCAGGCGGTCAGCACCATAAAGAAGCGGCTTGCCAGCGAGCACGGCATCAGCCATGCCACCGTGGAGCCGGAATTCGACCAATGCGCCGACGAGGGCGACGGCCACGATCACGGGCACGATGCGGCCCCGCATCACGACCACCACCACTAG
- a CDS encoding rhodanese-related sulfurtransferase: MTPSTTSQPIRVAALYRFARLDAFDELRAPLAAFCCGRGIKGTLLLAHEGINGTVAGSEAAIAELIDYIEAIDGLAGLEVKYSGAAEMPFHRMKVRLKREIVTMGIETIDPATSAGTYVAPADWNALISEPDTIVIDTRNAYEVSIGTFKGAVDPATASFREFPAWVEAHRAELEGRKVAMFCTGGIRCEKATAYVKSLGFEDVFHLKGGILKYLEEVPAEQSLWQGECFVFDERVSVSHGLAEGDAELCRACRHPLTAGELSSPKYAAGISCPHCFDARSDEDRQRYAERQRQVELAEARGKGPHIGS, encoded by the coding sequence ATGACACCGTCCACAACAAGCCAGCCCATCCGCGTCGCCGCGCTCTACCGGTTTGCCCGGCTCGATGCCTTTGACGAACTGCGCGCGCCGCTCGCCGCCTTCTGTTGCGGCCGCGGCATCAAGGGCACGTTGCTCCTGGCGCATGAAGGCATCAACGGCACGGTCGCGGGCAGCGAAGCAGCGATCGCCGAACTGATCGACTATATCGAAGCCATCGACGGGCTGGCGGGCCTCGAGGTCAAGTACAGCGGCGCCGCGGAAATGCCCTTCCATCGCATGAAGGTGCGGCTGAAGCGCGAGATCGTCACCATGGGCATCGAGACTATCGACCCGGCGACGAGCGCCGGCACCTATGTGGCACCAGCCGATTGGAACGCGCTGATTTCCGAGCCCGACACGATCGTCATCGACACACGCAACGCCTACGAAGTTTCGATCGGCACCTTCAAGGGCGCGGTCGATCCGGCGACCGCGAGCTTTCGCGAATTCCCGGCCTGGGTGGAAGCGCATCGAGCCGAACTCGAAGGCCGCAAGGTGGCGATGTTCTGCACCGGCGGCATTCGCTGCGAAAAGGCGACGGCCTACGTGAAGTCGCTCGGCTTCGAGGACGTGTTCCACCTCAAGGGCGGCATCCTCAAATATCTCGAGGAGGTTCCGGCCGAGCAGAGTCTGTGGCAAGGCGAGTGCTTCGTCTTCGATGAGCGGGTTTCCGTTTCGCACGGCCTCGCCGAGGGAGACGCGGAACTCTGCCGTGCTTGCCGCCATCCGCTGACGGCAGGCGAGCTGTCGTCGCCGAAATATGCAGCGGGTATCTCGTGCCCGCATTGCTTCGATGCCCGGTCGGACGAGGACCGTCAGCGTTATGCCGAGCGCCAGCGGCAGGTCGAGCTCGCCGAGGCGCGGGGCAAGGGGCCGCATATCGGGTCCTGA
- a CDS encoding YciI family protein, translating to MFYAILAYHVEDAIKALTPQEDAALMAELLKINTRLHEEGTLGPSARLGATQDACTLRGPGDGVIIDGPFAETKEQLLGLYVVDCAARDEAIAIARDLRRVNPTAVYEIRPILLFKPGVPLAGK from the coding sequence ATGTTTTATGCAATCCTTGCCTATCACGTGGAAGACGCGATCAAGGCGCTGACGCCGCAGGAAGACGCGGCCCTGATGGCCGAACTGCTCAAGATCAACACCCGGCTTCATGAGGAAGGCACTCTAGGACCGTCCGCGCGTCTGGGAGCGACACAGGACGCCTGCACCTTGCGCGGCCCTGGCGACGGCGTGATCATCGACGGCCCGTTCGCCGAGACCAAGGAACAGTTGCTCGGCCTCTATGTCGTGGACTGCGCCGCGCGGGACGAGGCAATCGCGATCGCCCGCGACCTTCGCCGCGTCAATCCGACCGCCGTCTACGAGATCAGGCCCATTCTGCTCTTCAAGCCGGGCGTACCACTGGCGGGAAAATGA
- the denD gene encoding D-erythronate dehydrogenase, whose protein sequence is MRILITGAAGMVGRKLIARLAKDGMLRGKKITALDLHDIVPPQAPAMDGVSIDTHTGDLAEAGAAESLVASRPDVVFHLAGIVSGEAEANFDLGYRVNLDGTRALFDAIRLASFAPRVVFTSSIAVFGAPFPDVIPDEFHPTPLTSYGTQKQMSEALLADYSRRGFFDGIGIRLPTICVRPGKPNKAASGFFSGIIREPLSGQEAILPVPRSVVHTHASPRSAVNFLIHAAEIEGAAVGPRRNLTMPGVGVTVGEQIEALERIAGPKTAGLIREVPDETIWAIVKGWPTRFEARRSRELGFSAEKSFDEIIQAHIEDELGGKIPG, encoded by the coding sequence ATGCGCATTCTGATCACTGGCGCCGCGGGTATGGTCGGCCGCAAGCTCATCGCCAGGCTGGCCAAGGACGGCATGCTGCGCGGCAAAAAGATCACGGCGCTCGATTTGCATGACATCGTGCCACCGCAGGCCCCGGCCATGGACGGCGTCAGCATCGACACCCATACCGGCGACCTTGCGGAGGCGGGCGCCGCCGAGAGCCTGGTCGCGTCGCGACCGGATGTCGTCTTCCATCTCGCCGGCATCGTGTCGGGCGAGGCGGAAGCGAATTTCGATCTTGGCTACCGCGTCAATCTCGACGGTACGCGCGCGCTGTTCGATGCCATCCGCCTGGCGAGTTTTGCGCCACGCGTCGTCTTCACCTCGTCGATCGCGGTGTTCGGCGCGCCGTTCCCGGATGTCATCCCCGACGAGTTCCATCCGACGCCGCTGACCTCCTATGGCACGCAGAAGCAGATGAGCGAGGCGCTGCTGGCAGACTATTCCAGGCGCGGCTTCTTCGACGGCATCGGGATCCGGCTGCCGACGATCTGCGTGCGGCCCGGCAAGCCGAACAAGGCGGCCTCCGGCTTCTTCTCCGGCATCATCCGCGAGCCGTTGAGCGGCCAGGAGGCGATCCTGCCGGTGCCGCGCTCGGTCGTGCATACCCATGCCAGTCCGCGCTCGGCGGTGAATTTCCTGATCCATGCGGCCGAGATCGAAGGTGCCGCCGTCGGACCGCGCCGCAACCTGACGATGCCTGGCGTCGGCGTCACCGTCGGCGAGCAGATCGAGGCGCTGGAGCGCATCGCCGGGCCGAAGACGGCAGGCCTGATCCGCGAGGTGCCGGACGAGACGATCTGGGCGATCGTCAAGGGCTGGCCGACCCGCTTCGAGGCAAGACGCTCACGAGAACTCGGCTTCAGCGCCGAGAAGAGTTTTGACGAGATCATCCAGGCGCATATCGAGGATGAGCTGGGCGGCAAGATTCCCGGTTAG
- a CDS encoding SDR family oxidoreductase has product MTEQKTAIVTGAGTGIGKSVATALLKTGWNTVFCGRRKSVLDAAIAEAGRTPARALAVACDISKAGEVDDLFETVAEAFGRVDLLFNNAGMGYKSTPIDEIPVEVWNDIVGVNLTGSFLCARAAFGAMRKQRPMGGRIINNGSVSAYAPRPGSVPYTATKHAITGLTKTLALDGRPYDIACGQIDIGNALTDMAQPMTVGVPQANGSIAAEAVMDVQRVADAVVHMASLPLDANVLFMTVMATKMPFVGRG; this is encoded by the coding sequence ATGACCGAGCAAAAAACCGCCATCGTCACCGGCGCCGGGACGGGTATCGGCAAGAGCGTTGCCACGGCACTGCTCAAGACCGGCTGGAACACCGTGTTCTGCGGCCGCCGCAAGTCGGTGCTGGATGCCGCCATCGCCGAGGCCGGCCGGACCCCGGCCAGGGCGTTGGCGGTCGCCTGCGACATCAGCAAGGCCGGCGAGGTCGACGACCTGTTCGAGACGGTGGCGGAAGCCTTCGGCCGCGTCGACCTGCTCTTCAACAATGCCGGCATGGGTTACAAGTCGACGCCGATCGACGAGATCCCGGTCGAGGTGTGGAACGATATCGTTGGCGTCAATCTCACCGGTTCGTTCCTGTGCGCCCGTGCCGCCTTCGGTGCCATGCGCAAGCAGCGGCCGATGGGCGGCCGCATCATCAACAACGGCTCTGTGTCGGCCTACGCGCCGCGACCGGGCTCGGTGCCCTATACAGCGACCAAGCATGCCATCACGGGATTGACGAAGACGCTGGCGCTCGACGGCCGGCCCTATGACATCGCTTGCGGCCAGATCGACATCGGCAACGCGCTGACCGACATGGCGCAGCCGATGACCGTCGGCGTACCGCAAGCCAACGGCTCCATCGCCGCCGAAGCGGTAATGGATGTCCAGCGCGTTGCCGACGCCGTCGTGCACATGGCGAGCCTGCCGCTCGACGCCAATGTGCTGTTCATGACTGTCATGGCGACCAAGATGCCGTTCGTCGGACGTGGTTGA